CAACGGCGGGCGTGGCCGAGCCCAACAGGGTTTTGGCGCCCTGAAAGTTGGCCATCATCAGGGCCACCTCGCGGGCGTTGTAGCGCGGGGCCGGGTCGTACTGCTTGTAGCTCGACTCGTGCTCCTCGTCCACAATCACTAGCGCCAGGCTGTCGAAAGGCAGAAATACCGCCGAGCGCACCCCAATCACCACCTGAAACCGCCCCGACAGCACCCCGTTCCACACCTCCACCCGCTCGTTGTCGGAGAACTTGGAGTGGTACACGCCCAGGCGGGAGCCAAACACCCGCATCAGTCGGGTTACAATCTGGGCCGTGAGGGCAATTTCGGGCAGCAGGTACAGTACCTGTCCGCCCCCATCCAGGGCCTCCCGAATCAGGTCGATGTAGATTTCCGTCTTGCCCGCTCCCGTTACGCCGTGCAGCAGCACGATGTCCTGGGTCTGGAACTGGCGCATGATGTCCTGGCGGGCCTCCTGCTGGGCTTCGCTCAGGGTGAAGTGCAGCTTGGCCGTGGCGTCGTCCTCGTCCAGCGGGAAGCGCGACACAATCTGGTCGAACTGCTCCAGGATGCCATTTTTGATGAGGGTGTTGACGGCGGAAGGCGAGAGGTGGGGGGCGCTGGTGAGGGCGGCCTTTTCCATGCCCTTGTGGTTGGCGTGCTCGTTCTGGTACACCGGCACCCGCTGCAAGTAGCGCATCAGCACGTCGAGCTGCTTGGGCTTGGCGGCCAGCTGGGCAAACAGCTGCTCCAACGCTGCTTCGGCCACAAAATGGTGGGCCAGGCGCACTTTCTTCACCACCTTGGGCGAGTACTTGTCCTGCAAATGCTCAAACAAGAACACCACGTCCTTCTGCATCAACGACTTGATGTACTTATGGAAGGACGCAATGCCGAGCAGCTCACCTACCTCGGTAAAGGTCAGGGACTTGCCTTCCTCGCCGGTGGTCAGGGTGTCCACAATCTTCTGTTCCTGCTCACCCAGCGGGTACGGGTTGGTGCCGGGGTCGAAGGCGGGGTGGAGCTGCACGCGGCTTTCCGAGCTAAGCTTGAGGGCCGACGGCAGGGCCGCGTTGATAACCTCGCCCAGGGTGCAGAGGTAGTAATCAGCCATCCAGCGGAACAGCTTGAGCTGGGGCTGGGTCACCACCGGCGCGTCGTCGATAAACTCCAGGATGTACTTGGCCTGGTAGTGCGCGGGCGGGGTTTCGTGCACGGCCGCCACAATGCAGCTCAGCGTTTTCTTGGCCCCGAACTGCACAATCACCCGGCCCCCGATTACCACCTGGTCGTTCAGCTCGAACGGCACGCGGTAAGTGTAGAGCCGGGGCAGCGGCAGCGGCAGAATCACGTCGGCAAACAGCGTAACGCGGTCAGCGGCCGGTTCGGGCTGGGGCTGTACAAAGTCAAACGTGAGGCTCAAGGACCGCAGGGCAAGAGGTGAGCAATAGGGGCGCTTTGCCTGCACCAACCGGCCTCAGTGGGCCACCGGCAGACAAGGTAGCGCGGGCGTTGGGAGCCACGCGCCGCAGCAGAACAAGTAGTAAAGATAAGCTACCCGCCCCCACCGCGGAAACGATGCTAAGAAATTCAACAATCAGCAGCAGACAAACAAAAACCGGCCTGCCAAGGCCGGTTTTTGGGGAGGAAAGCTACAGCTGGTAAAAGGTACCTGGACAGCATTTGCTTGCCAAGCCAATAAACTGGTAGCCGCCAGTAGCTTTAGAGTGAGCCGCGTGCCAGTGCGCAGGTCAAGCAGATTCCGGCGCGTCGGGGGCTGGCTTACGGCGCGGGGCGTGGGGCCTACGCGGAACTGGTTCGGGAGGGGCCGGACTGAGCGCTGGTGCTTCGGGCGGCGAAGGGGCTGCCACCGCCGGTGCGCCCGGACGGCGTGCCGGGCGTCTACGGGCCGGAGTTGCTGGCGGGGCTGGGGCAGCTTCGTTAGGCGCTGCTGGGGCCGGTGGCTCCACCGGAGTATCTGGCTGAGGTGCCGGCCGCCGCCGGTTTCGCGGAGCTGGCGCCGGAGTAGCTTCTGCCGGCGGGGCAGCAGCTGCGGGTGTGGGCAGAGCCGGCGTTTCAGCGGCTGCCGGTGCCGTTGGGGCGGCCGGCTCGGCAGGAGCCCGGCGCGGGGCGCGGGGCTTGGCCGATGCATTCCGGCGCTTTGGCGGAGGCGGCGCATGTCCGGCCTCTGGTTCGGGTGCTGCTGCGGGCGAAGCTATTTCGGGCGCAGGCTCAGGGGCGGGTTCTGGCGCTGAAGGCACAGCAGCCACCACTGGTTCTGGTGTTGCGTCAGCGTTAAGCACAGCTGGGGCTGCTGGACTAATGGGCTCGGCCTCCTGAGTCGAGGCTTCGGCCGATATAGCGTACAGCGGCTGCCTGTTGCGGCCCGCCGGTTTCTCGTTACGGCCCCCGCGGCGGTTGTTACGGTTGCGGCGGGAGCGGCCTTCCGCTGATTCCGCTTCCGCTTCTGCGGGAGCCTGCGAGACTGCTGGCTCAGCTGGCAGAGCAGGAACTGGTTCCTCCGGGCGGTTGGTGCGGCGTAACTCTTCCTCGGTGATGTAGATAACATCAGCCTCCGGGGCAGTTGGCTCAACGGCTGGCTCCGCAAGGGTAACATCTTCAGTTTGCGCAACTAGCGCCGCCTCCGATTCAGGCGCAGCATCAGGCTGGGTTGCGGCCGCAGCAGCTTCGGCGGCAAGGCGTGCCTGCTTGCGCTTAGTGCGCTTGGCGCCGCCCCGCGACCGGCGCTTCTTCTTCCGGACCGGCTCCCCGGTTTCCGCATCCGACTCGGAAGACTCCTCGGTGTCGTCGGTTTCGTCTTCCAGCAGAGCCGCTGTGTATGCCTGCTCGTACGCCAGTTCCGGCGAGTTGGCGGCCTCGCCGTTGGATTCGGCTTCGCTTTCTGGTTCGAGTAGTACCCCGGCGCCGGCGCCCACCAAGGTAGCGGCGGGGGCAGAAGCAGTAGCTTCTTCCTCCAGCGTTCCGATGTCAATCCGCTCCTCCTCATCTTCCTCCTCTTCCGGCTCGGGAGCTGGTGGGGGAGGAGGCAGGGGCAAGGCGGCCAGCTCCCGCTCCACGTGCAGCAGCTCCATGCGCACATCGGCTTGGGCACTGATCTTGCGCAGCCGCTCCAGGGTGCTTTCCAGAAACTGCCGGTGCTCCGGGGCCGCCGGGTGCAGCGGCCGGTGGTGCAGGGCCTGCCGGATACTTTCCCACTCCTTCTTGAACCGCCCAAACGCTGCGTCAAAATACGTGCGCGTAAACCGTTCCCAGATATAGTCCTCGGCTACTGCCGAGGGGTGCAGCATGTCGGCGGCGTAGAAGCGGTAGTCGCGCAGGTCGTCCAGGAGCAGCTCGTAGGCCGGGAAGTACGACACGTCGGGCAGCAACTCACTCAGGTAGTGGCACGCTACCCGCAGCATGGATTTGCTGGCTGAGTTCAGCACCAGCGTCTCCTTGAGGTGGCGCACGGGGCTTACCGTCAGCACGAAGCGCAGGCGCGGGTTGATGCGGCGCAGATAGGCGTGGGTTTCGGCTACGGCGGCAATAATTTCATCGGCCGTCAGCAGCTCCTTATCAAACTTCTCGGCCGGTACCTTGTGGCAGTTACTGATGATTTCCTGGGTTTCGCGCAGGCGGTAGGCGTAGGCCGTGCCCAAGGTCAGCACCACCACGTCGGCCGTGGCCAGAAACACGCCTGTTTCCCGCGTCAGGCTCTGGATGCGCTGGAGCAGCTCCACCGGCGAGTCGGCCCCGATTTCGGCGTGTAGGTCGTAGCTCTGCCAGCGGCCCCTGGCTTCCACCAGGTGCTGCTGCCAGTCCATATCCTCACCGGCCGCCGCCCGCAGCAGCTTGCAGGCCGAAATCGGGTTGAACACGGTACCAAAAGGGTTGGCTAGCGTTGCCACCTTAAACTCAGCGAGGCGCAAGCCAATAGAGTCCGAAAAGCAAGAGCCTATCGTCAGCACCCGAGCCGTAGGCGGCAGCTGGTGGGGATGGGGCGTAAGCGGAAGTTCAGTACGAAACATTTCATCTAATACGGCCCGCAACGGGCCAACGGACAGGCAACCTACTCAACATCCCCCGTTCGGCCAAAATCACTGGATTTTGCCAACAAGGTGCCCCCGAACGCGAAAGGGGTACAAATGTCAAGCTATAGAACGTGCCGGCAAGTATACGTTATGCTCGGAAGCTGTTGCCTATCGTATAAGCAGTACCTTCTTATAAGGTAAAAAAAGCGCCCGGCTGCCAAAGCAACCGGGCGCTTGTAAACGCAGCAAGCCGCAGCTTATTCGGCTACCACGTTGAAGCGAACCTTGTGCTTCACCTCACGGTGCAGATCCACAGTGGCGGTGTACTCGCCCACGGCACTCGGCTCCGAGTCGAACGACAGGCGTCTGCGCTCCACGTCGATGCCCTTGGCCTTCAGCGTATCGGCCAGCTGCAAGGTGGTCACCCGGCCGAAGATACGGCCGCTTTCGCCCACCTTAGCCGGAATTTCCAGCACCACGTCCCCGATTTTGTCGGCCACAGCTTGCGCATCAGCCTTAACCTTCTCGGCTTTGTGGGCCGCCTGACGGATGTTTTCAGCTACGATTTTCTTGTTGCTTTTGTCGGCTAGGATGGCCAGCCCCTGCGGCAGCAGGTAGTTGCGGCCGTAGCCGGGCTTCACCGTCACGATATCGTTCTTGTAGCCCAGGCCCTTTACGTCGTCTTTCAGGATTACTTCCATGTCTTTAATGTAGAAGTGAGACTAAGAGAAGTGAGAGGTGAGACGATGTTCTGACGCCAGCGCCACTAGAACATCGTCTCACTTCTCGCCTCTCACCATCTCATGTCTATGCTTATTTCAGCGAGTCGGTTACGTAGGGCATCAGGGCCAGGTGGCGGGCTTTGGCCACAGCCTGCGCTACTTTACGCTGGAACTTCAGGCTGGTGCCGGTAATGCGACGCGGCAGCACGCGGCCCTGCTCGTTTACGAACTTCAACAGGAAGTTCGGGTCTTTGTAGTCCACGTACTTGATGCCGTTCTTCTTGAAGCGGCAGTACTTCTTGCGCGTATCCTGCTTGTGGATTTTTTCGTTGGCGAGGCTCATCTACTTATTGGGCTACGGCTTCCGATTGTTGTTTGGCTTTTTGCTGGTTCATCTCGCCATTGCGGCGGCGCTGGTTGTACGCTACAGCGTGCTTGTCCAGTACCGTGGTCAGGAAGCGGATAATCCGCTCGTCGCGGCGGAAGGCCAGCTCCAGCGTGTCCACGATGTTGCCTGAGCCAGTGAACTCCACCAGAAAGTAATAGCCGGTCGACTTCTTCTGAATGGGATACGCCAGCTTCTTGAGGCCCCAGGCCTCGGTGTTGATAATGTCGGCGCTATTTTCCTTAAGCACCTGGGTGAACTTCTCGACCGTCTCTTGCACCTGGCTCTCGTTCAGCACGGGAGTCAGAATGAAGACCGTCTCGTAATTTCTTACTTCCATTACGACGGGGTGAAAAAATGGTGAAAAACTGAAATGAGGGGCAAAGATAAGACGATTCCTGGTAAAGTGTAGCTGTGAACTATACTTTATTCAGGATAAATCTTTGCTAACAATTTGAGGATCATAGCCAAACTTTAGCCCCGGATTAGCAGTTGACCAGTTGCATACTAGCACC
This region of Hymenobacter sp. YIM 151500-1 genomic DNA includes:
- the priA gene encoding replication restart helicase PriA produces the protein MSLTFDFVQPQPEPAADRVTLFADVILPLPLPRLYTYRVPFELNDQVVIGGRVIVQFGAKKTLSCIVAAVHETPPAHYQAKYILEFIDDAPVVTQPQLKLFRWMADYYLCTLGEVINAALPSALKLSSESRVQLHPAFDPGTNPYPLGEQEQKIVDTLTTGEEGKSLTFTEVGELLGIASFHKYIKSLMQKDVVFLFEHLQDKYSPKVVKKVRLAHHFVAEAALEQLFAQLAAKPKQLDVLMRYLQRVPVYQNEHANHKGMEKAALTSAPHLSPSAVNTLIKNGILEQFDQIVSRFPLDEDDATAKLHFTLSEAQQEARQDIMRQFQTQDIVLLHGVTGAGKTEIYIDLIREALDGGGQVLYLLPEIALTAQIVTRLMRVFGSRLGVYHSKFSDNERVEVWNGVLSGRFQVVIGVRSAVFLPFDSLALVIVDEEHESSYKQYDPAPRYNAREVALMMANFQGAKTLLGSATPAVETYYQTRTGRYGLVTLTKRFGEAGLPEIELVDTRKSREQKTMHNHFTPELMQAMEGKLAAQEQVILFQNRRGYAPFINCLDCGWIPKCQSCAVSLSYHKHAHELRCHYCGYHERMPVQCPACGSRNLKTVGFGTEKLEDDLKVMLPQANVQRMDLDTTRAKNAYQQIIADFEKQSTNILVGTQMVTKGLDFANVSLVGIINADSIIHYPDFRAHERAFQMFVQVSGRAGRKGKKGRVIIQTGDPAQVIFDKVIRNDYLDFYEYEISQRREHGYPPFMRIIRLTVKHMDQLVGERAAILLTQELVNRLGREAVLGPEAPYIFRIRNFYLQEITIKLSREHTVLRSAKADILEAMNLVRDQKELKQVRIAADVDPM
- a CDS encoding GSCFA domain-containing protein, whose protein sequence is MFRTELPLTPHPHQLPPTARVLTIGSCFSDSIGLRLAEFKVATLANPFGTVFNPISACKLLRAAAGEDMDWQQHLVEARGRWQSYDLHAEIGADSPVELLQRIQSLTRETGVFLATADVVVLTLGTAYAYRLRETQEIISNCHKVPAEKFDKELLTADEIIAAVAETHAYLRRINPRLRFVLTVSPVRHLKETLVLNSASKSMLRVACHYLSELLPDVSYFPAYELLLDDLRDYRFYAADMLHPSAVAEDYIWERFTRTYFDAAFGRFKKEWESIRQALHHRPLHPAAPEHRQFLESTLERLRKISAQADVRMELLHVERELAALPLPPPPPAPEPEEEEDEEERIDIGTLEEEATASAPAATLVGAGAGVLLEPESEAESNGEAANSPELAYEQAYTAALLEDETDDTEESSESDAETGEPVRKKKRRSRGGAKRTKRKQARLAAEAAAAATQPDAAPESEAALVAQTEDVTLAEPAVEPTAPEADVIYITEEELRRTNRPEEPVPALPAEPAVSQAPAEAEAESAEGRSRRNRNNRRGGRNEKPAGRNRQPLYAISAEASTQEAEPISPAAPAVLNADATPEPVVAAVPSAPEPAPEPAPEIASPAAAPEPEAGHAPPPPKRRNASAKPRAPRRAPAEPAAPTAPAAAETPALPTPAAAAPPAEATPAPAPRNRRRPAPQPDTPVEPPAPAAPNEAAPAPPATPARRRPARRPGAPAVAAPSPPEAPALSPAPPEPVPRRPHAPRRKPAPDAPESA
- the rplI gene encoding 50S ribosomal protein L9, producing the protein MEVILKDDVKGLGYKNDIVTVKPGYGRNYLLPQGLAILADKSNKKIVAENIRQAAHKAEKVKADAQAVADKIGDVVLEIPAKVGESGRIFGRVTTLQLADTLKAKGIDVERRRLSFDSEPSAVGEYTATVDLHREVKHKVRFNVVAE
- the rpsR gene encoding 30S ribosomal protein S18 codes for the protein MSLANEKIHKQDTRKKYCRFKKNGIKYVDYKDPNFLLKFVNEQGRVLPRRITGTSLKFQRKVAQAVAKARHLALMPYVTDSLK
- the rpsF gene encoding 30S ribosomal protein S6; amino-acid sequence: MEVRNYETVFILTPVLNESQVQETVEKFTQVLKENSADIINTEAWGLKKLAYPIQKKSTGYYFLVEFTGSGNIVDTLELAFRRDERIIRFLTTVLDKHAVAYNQRRRNGEMNQQKAKQQSEAVAQ